The DNA window CCGCGTCGAAGCCGTCGATGAGCGACGCCCGCGACCCGGTGACCGAACCGTCTTCGAGACCCGTTCCGACGAGCTCCGGGTTGTCGCGGAACATCCCCGCGGTGAGCGTCGCGGCGTTCCCGACGGTATCGACCAGTTCGTCGATGTCCACCGACTGGGGAACGACGCGCCTCGCATCCCGCGTCGAGACGACGATTTCCGGCAGGCAGGCGACAACAGGAATCGACGCCTCGACTTGCGTGATGGCGTCGTCGGTGACCATCGTGAACCCGCCGAGAATCGACGGCGCAACGTTGTCCGCGTGGGCTTCGCCCGAGACGGCGGCCTCGCCCTCCGCCGCGACGCGGACGAGTTCGCGCCGTGTGAGCCCGCAGTCGTAGAGTTCGTTCAGGGCGACGGCCGCGGCGGCCGCGCTGGCGGCGGACGACCCGAGTCCCGACGACGGTCGAACTCCCTTGTTGATCCGAATGTGCGCGGGCGTCCCGAGTTCCTCGGCGACGACGCCCGCCGTGTTCTTCGGCGGTTCAGTCGGGATGTACTGTTCCCCGACGCCCGTCACCTCTATCGTCGTCTCCTCCGCTCGTTCGACCCGAACGATGTCGGCGGGACGTTCCAATGCCAATCCGAACACGTCGAACCCACACCCCAGATTGGCACTCGTAGCCGGTGCCCGCACTGTGACCATGCAAAGGCTATCGAAAGCACGGACAAAAACCTTCGCCTCGGGGCGGAATCGACATCCTCGAAACCCGACAACCGGATGCGATTACTACGTTACCGCGAGAGACGGGTTTAAGCCACCGTGCCACCACCGCACACGCATGCAGGTTGCGATACTGGCGCACGAAAAGTTCCCCGGTCGCGCGAAGACGGCGGTCGGGATTCTACGCTACGCTGACTACGACGTCGCGGCGGTACTCGACCGCGACCGTCCCGGAGAACGCGTCACCGACCACGTACCCGACGTCCAGGACGCACCGATAGTCGCCGGAATGGACGACGTTGGGGACGTGGACGCGCTCGTCATCGGCATCGCACCCATCGGCGGCGGGTTCGACGAGTCGTGGCGACCGGACGTGGAGAGCGCGCTCGAACGCGGCTGTGACGTGATTTCGGGACTGCACTACTTCCTCGAAGACGACGATGAGTTCGCCCGATTGGCCGAGGCGAACGACTGCGATATTTGGGACGTTCGAAAGCCCCGCGACGACCTCACCGTCAGCCAAGGCGTGGCCGACGAGGTGGACGCGGAAGTCGTCCTCACCGTCGGAACGGACTGCTCGGTCGGGAAGATGACCGCCACGCTCGAACTCGTGCAGGCGGCCCGCGACCGCGGCGAGAGCGTCGGGTTCATCCCGACCGGACAAACGGGAATCATGATAGACGGATGGGGCAACCCTA is part of the Haladaptatus paucihalophilus DX253 genome and encodes:
- a CDS encoding DUF1611 domain-containing protein: MQVAILAHEKFPGRAKTAVGILRYADYDVAAVLDRDRPGERVTDHVPDVQDAPIVAGMDDVGDVDALVIGIAPIGGGFDESWRPDVESALERGCDVISGLHYFLEDDDEFARLAEANDCDIWDVRKPRDDLTVSQGVADEVDAEVVLTVGTDCSVGKMTATLELVQAARDRGESVGFIPTGQTGIMIDGWGNPIDRVVSDFTAGAVEEMILERGDEYDYLFVEGQGSIVHPAYSAVTCGILHGSMPDKLVLCHEAGKEVIHGYESVSLPPISEYVSLYEGLAHPVHETEIVAGAINTSGIEDDEDARAAVAEYESALGAPAADLVRFDAEAVLEAIL
- a CDS encoding homoserine kinase — its product is MVTVRAPATSANLGCGFDVFGLALERPADIVRVERAEETTIEVTGVGEQYIPTEPPKNTAGVVAEELGTPAHIRINKGVRPSSGLGSSAASAAAAAVALNELYDCGLTRRELVRVAAEGEAAVSGEAHADNVAPSILGGFTMVTDDAITQVEASIPVVACLPEIVVSTRDARRVVPQSVDIDELVDTVGNAATLTAGMFRDNPELVGTGLEDGSVTGSRASLIDGFDAVRTAALDAGATGVAVSGAGPSVLAVCHDDGQSAVASAMLDAFSDADVEARAYPTAVGGGATIERR